One Halalkalicoccus tibetensis genomic region harbors:
- a CDS encoding glycosyltransferase: MSERLDVAFVPAECPGSDGTGATHSSTIYIERLSRRHDLTVYVSSQMDADDATLPAQDRVEYVLHDDLPKLPHPIFTKMDALHEESAALEGHDLVHSYSSAFIPVLAELEIPTLVTLNSYLPVCPKADMLYHGERKCSGPGPLKCAACVPTTAFKRRQGIEAELRQGYVSMGQIPFVRSSMNHADGITAYHALSPHLKDDYADLGFPEDSITVVPHFYDEEFHRPRPEPTELTEPISALYVGALQDIKGVETLVRALALLRRNDRDVELRIAGRGPLEDTLRELAADLGVEDAITWLGYVDHGELPDLYRSSDVFVYPGVIDEPFGRVMLEALATHTPIVSADVGSMDYIVGPAGTLFEPGNPESLAEAFETLRSDYAAHREAVSHQLKRFEPETVIDSFSSLYAGVVDST, encoded by the coding sequence TTTACATCGAGCGCCTCTCGCGGCGTCACGACCTGACGGTGTATGTCTCCTCGCAGATGGACGCCGACGACGCGACCCTCCCCGCGCAGGACCGCGTCGAGTACGTGCTCCACGACGACCTCCCGAAGCTTCCCCATCCGATCTTCACGAAGATGGATGCCCTGCACGAGGAGAGCGCGGCCCTCGAGGGCCACGACCTGGTCCACTCTTACTCCTCGGCGTTCATCCCCGTGCTCGCCGAACTCGAGATCCCGACGCTCGTCACGCTCAACTCCTATCTCCCCGTCTGTCCGAAGGCGGACATGCTCTATCACGGGGAGCGAAAGTGCTCGGGCCCCGGCCCGCTGAAGTGTGCGGCCTGCGTCCCGACGACCGCCTTCAAGCGCCGCCAGGGGATCGAGGCCGAGCTCCGCCAGGGCTACGTCTCGATGGGCCAGATCCCGTTCGTCCGCTCCTCGATGAACCACGCCGACGGGATCACGGCGTACCACGCCCTCTCGCCCCATCTGAAGGACGACTACGCGGACCTGGGCTTTCCCGAGGACTCGATCACGGTCGTCCCCCACTTCTACGACGAGGAGTTCCACCGCCCGCGTCCCGAGCCGACGGAGCTCACCGAGCCGATCTCGGCGCTGTACGTCGGTGCGCTCCAGGACATCAAGGGCGTCGAGACGCTCGTCCGTGCCCTCGCGCTGCTCCGCCGAAACGACCGGGACGTCGAGCTGCGGATCGCGGGTCGCGGTCCCCTCGAGGACACGCTACGCGAGCTGGCGGCCGACCTCGGGGTCGAGGACGCGATCACCTGGCTCGGCTACGTCGATCACGGCGAGCTGCCGGACCTCTATCGCTCCTCGGACGTGTTCGTCTATCCCGGCGTCATCGACGAGCCGTTCGGCCGGGTCATGCTCGAGGCGCTGGCGACCCACACCCCGATCGTGAGCGCCGACGTCGGCAGCATGGACTACATCGTCGGGCCGGCGGGGACGCTCTTCGAACCCGGGAACCCCGAATCGCTCGCCGAAGCCTTCGAGACGCTCCGGAGCGATTACGCCGCTCACCGCGAGGCCGTCTCGCACCAGCTCAAACGGTTCGAACCCGAGACGGTGATCGATTCGTTCTCCTCGCTGTATGCCGGCGTCGTGGACTCCACGTAG
- a CDS encoding DUF354 domain-containing protein, translating to MPTASSERERLLIAIQHPAHVHFYKHAIRELEGDYEVSIVVRDSEVATDLLDAYGFEYDVIGRSASGLRLLAAQALYEAKMLRHAREFEPTVMTAIGGSAVSHVARAVGAKSVVFTDTEHAALTNKLMAPFADEIWTPECFHEEFGEKQVRYPGYHELAYLHSDRFSPDGSIREAVGLASDEEFVVLRLVSWDASHDAGAGGIDDVGDVVDRLEATGTTVLITAEGDLPARVRDRRVDIEPHRMHDLLAEASLFVGEGATMAAESAVLGTPAVYVNTLRMGYTDEIEARYGLLYNCQGSFRHRMGLDVAEAILSGEETRDWEGARERLLEEKVDTTNVILAALTGDGTY from the coding sequence ATGCCTACCGCAAGCTCTGAACGCGAGCGTCTGCTCATCGCGATCCAGCACCCGGCACACGTCCACTTCTATAAGCACGCGATCCGCGAGCTCGAGGGCGACTACGAGGTCTCGATCGTGGTGCGCGACTCGGAGGTCGCGACCGATCTGCTCGACGCCTACGGCTTCGAGTACGACGTGATCGGGCGATCCGCATCGGGCCTCAGGCTGCTGGCCGCCCAGGCGCTCTACGAGGCGAAGATGCTTCGTCACGCCCGCGAGTTCGAACCCACCGTGATGACCGCCATCGGCGGCTCCGCGGTCTCCCACGTCGCCCGCGCGGTCGGCGCGAAGAGCGTCGTGTTCACCGACACCGAGCATGCGGCGCTAACGAACAAGCTGATGGCGCCGTTCGCCGACGAGATCTGGACGCCCGAGTGTTTCCACGAGGAGTTCGGCGAGAAACAGGTGCGGTATCCGGGCTATCACGAGCTCGCCTACCTCCACTCCGACCGCTTCTCGCCGGACGGATCGATCCGCGAGGCGGTCGGCCTCGCGTCCGACGAGGAGTTCGTCGTCCTCCGGCTCGTCTCCTGGGACGCCTCCCACGACGCCGGCGCGGGCGGGATCGACGACGTCGGCGACGTGGTCGATCGACTCGAAGCCACCGGCACAACCGTGCTGATCACCGCCGAGGGCGACCTCCCCGCACGCGTTCGCGACCGACGAGTGGACATCGAGCCCCACAGGATGCACGACCTGCTCGCGGAGGCCTCGCTGTTCGTCGGCGAGGGCGCGACGATGGCCGCCGAGAGCGCGGTGCTCGGGACGCCCGCGGTCTACGTCAACACCCTTCGGATGGGGTATACCGACGAGATCGAGGCGCGCTACGGTCTCCTCTACAACTGTCAGGGCTCGTTCCGCCACCGGATGGGCCTCGACGTCGCCGAGGCGATCCTCTCGGGCGAGGAGACACGCGACTGGGAGGGCGCACGCGAGCGCCTCCTCGAGGAGAAGGTCGACACGACGAACGTGATCCTGGCGGCCCTCACTGGCGATGGCACCTATTGA
- a CDS encoding nucleotide sugar dehydrogenase, translated as MPEPNGDTVCIVGLGYVGLPLANAFDEEGLDVIGFDVDEEKVAELAAGRDPTHEIGDEAVSKGGIEFTTDPTPMERADYVIITVPTPVDSMKNPNLEFVESAGRSVGQQLSAGTTVVLESTVYPGVTRDRLGPAIEAASGLTQGEEFHLGYSPERLAPGTDKSLREVKKIVSGDTEETLADLAALYGTVIDAGLYHAETIEAAEAAKVIENVQRDVNIAVVNELALICDHMGLDTQEVIDAASSKWNFHPYEPGLVGGHCIPVDPLFLVHGSERAGYSPKLILQAREVNEYMPKHTAELTLKALNQSGKVLQDSRLVVLGLAYKPNVGDLRTSEIGGVITTLAEYGIECDGYDPLAPDEKIRESFGINPLSGMEFDGADGIVLATPHDAVLEEFDLEAAAEQLADDPVLVDVKGVLDEAEAQEAGYAYRKL; from the coding sequence ATGCCTGAACCGAACGGAGACACGGTCTGTATCGTTGGCCTCGGCTACGTCGGCCTACCGCTCGCGAACGCCTTCGACGAGGAGGGCCTCGACGTGATCGGCTTCGACGTCGACGAGGAGAAGGTAGCGGAGCTCGCCGCGGGGCGCGACCCGACCCATGAGATCGGCGACGAGGCGGTCTCGAAGGGCGGGATCGAGTTCACGACGGACCCGACCCCGATGGAACGTGCCGACTACGTCATCATCACCGTCCCGACGCCGGTCGACAGCATGAAGAACCCGAACCTCGAGTTCGTCGAGAGCGCGGGCCGGTCCGTCGGCCAGCAGCTCTCGGCCGGAACGACCGTCGTTCTCGAGTCGACGGTCTACCCGGGCGTCACCCGTGACCGTCTCGGGCCGGCCATCGAGGCTGCCTCGGGGCTGACCCAGGGCGAGGAGTTCCACCTGGGCTACTCGCCCGAACGCCTCGCACCGGGGACGGACAAGAGCCTGCGCGAGGTCAAGAAGATCGTCAGCGGCGACACCGAGGAGACGCTTGCGGACCTCGCGGCGCTCTACGGCACCGTCATCGACGCCGGGCTCTATCACGCCGAGACCATCGAGGCCGCGGAGGCGGCGAAAGTGATCGAGAACGTCCAGCGCGACGTGAACATCGCCGTGGTCAACGAACTCGCGCTGATCTGTGACCACATGGGCCTCGACACCCAGGAAGTGATCGACGCGGCGTCCTCGAAGTGGAACTTCCATCCCTACGAGCCCGGCCTCGTCGGCGGCCACTGTATCCCCGTCGACCCGCTGTTCCTGGTGCATGGCTCCGAGCGTGCGGGATACTCGCCGAAGCTCATCCTCCAGGCCCGCGAGGTCAACGAGTACATGCCCAAACACACCGCCGAACTCACCCTGAAGGCGCTCAACCAGTCGGGCAAGGTCCTCCAGGACAGCCGGCTGGTCGTGCTCGGGCTCGCGTACAAGCCGAACGTCGGCGACCTCCGGACCTCCGAGATCGGCGGCGTCATCACGACGCTCGCCGAGTACGGCATCGAGTGCGACGGCTATGACCCGCTGGCGCCCGACGAGAAGATCCGCGAGTCGTTCGGGATCAACCCGCTCTCGGGGATGGAGTTCGACGGTGCCGACGGGATCGTGCTGGCGACGCCACACGACGCGGTCCTCGAGGAGTTCGACCTCGAGGCCGCGGCCGAGCAGCTCGCCGATGACCCCGTGCTGGTCGACGTGAAGGGCGTGCTGGACGAGGCGGAGGCCCAGGAGGCCGGCTATGCCTACCGCAAGCTCTGA
- a CDS encoding helix-turn-helix transcriptional regulator, whose translation MGEQGYRVSSRLFVAFAVLIVLGVGTAIAVPIADDPNDASGATTGNGDAPGFHGTEIAGDGYIDDQEALVSDHPGPAYVWSTEPTTVNTTLGSGAANEESAVCGEVTDTDGEALSDLGCQSVTPTGDGSSVEFDIDEWPDGYQGGAWITLELRTDDGEMEYYETVPVTVIHPEGDLSGDRLTNADEVRYGTDFTVPDTTGNGLTDWEEVAVHGTDPLATDTSGDGVGDATAVRLGLDPTIPYLPYVYVGAGLLVVLLVVAGGGALGWHFMRRYTGSEGGDGQAEPTTTDDEPAGAGSANDPPTTPPPVDPPTEPDPDGDGPPLTKEEEICRILDEHDGRMKQSRLVDHTEWSQATVSRLLTKLEQEGTVTKLRSGRENIVELRGVESESPDV comes from the coding sequence ATGGGTGAGCAGGGATACCGTGTTTCCTCCCGGCTGTTCGTCGCGTTCGCCGTCCTGATCGTCCTCGGGGTCGGCACCGCCATCGCGGTTCCGATCGCGGACGACCCCAACGACGCGAGCGGCGCGACGACCGGGAACGGTGATGCTCCCGGGTTCCACGGGACCGAGATCGCCGGCGACGGCTACATCGACGACCAGGAGGCCCTGGTCTCGGATCATCCCGGCCCGGCCTACGTCTGGAGCACGGAGCCGACGACAGTGAACACCACCCTCGGGAGCGGGGCGGCCAACGAGGAGTCCGCCGTGTGCGGCGAGGTGACCGATACTGACGGCGAAGCACTTTCGGATCTCGGCTGTCAGTCCGTTACACCCACCGGCGACGGAAGCAGCGTCGAGTTCGACATCGACGAATGGCCCGACGGGTACCAGGGAGGCGCCTGGATCACGCTCGAGCTTCGGACCGACGACGGGGAGATGGAGTACTACGAGACCGTTCCCGTAACCGTGATCCACCCCGAGGGGGACTTATCGGGCGACAGGTTGACCAACGCCGACGAGGTCCGTTACGGAACCGACTTCACGGTCCCCGACACGACCGGCAACGGACTCACCGACTGGGAGGAGGTCGCCGTTCACGGGACGGATCCGCTCGCGACCGACACCAGCGGCGATGGCGTCGGCGACGCGACGGCCGTCCGTCTCGGCCTCGACCCGACGATCCCGTACCTCCCGTACGTCTACGTCGGCGCCGGCCTGCTCGTCGTCCTCCTCGTCGTCGCGGGCGGAGGGGCGCTGGGCTGGCACTTCATGCGGCGATACACCGGCAGCGAGGGGGGAGACGGGCAGGCCGAACCGACGACGACCGACGACGAACCGGCGGGGGCGGGGTCCGCGAACGATCCTCCCACCACACCGCCCCCCGTCGACCCTCCCACGGAGCCGGATCCCGACGGCGACGGCCCGCCGCTGACCAAGGAGGAGGAGATCTGTCGGATACTCGACGAACACGACGGTCGGATGAAACAGTCACGGCTCGTCGATCACACGGAGTGGTCCCAGGCGACCGTCAGCCGCCTGCTCACGAAGCTCGAACAGGAGGGGACGGTCACGAAGCTCAGATCCGGTCGGGAGAACATCGTCGAGCTCCGCGGTGTGGAGTCCGAGTCACCCGACGTGTAA
- a CDS encoding glycosyltransferase, producing the protein MAPIDVLQLVTTPRSFFDQQVRTLEERGVRCTVVEVPRPEGGRGPESFARFYREVLREAVLGDYDLVHANYGLVGPIALAQPVRPVVLSIWGSEVMGYSNRLDRVTRFAARHSDAVIAPSKAVSRELDVPHATIPFGIDTELFRPMDRERAREYLGWDPDERIVLFPYDPDRAVKNYPLARRVVEGLSMNAELRTVSGLDYEEMPYVMNASDALLVTSERESGPMVAKEAVSCGLPVVSTDVGFVSDVLSGVSNCFTGRSERSLIDSLEYVLESGQRAEPSDATGGLGLDEMADDILTLYTTTLRF; encoded by the coding sequence ATGGCACCTATTGACGTCCTCCAGCTGGTGACGACCCCACGGTCGTTCTTCGACCAGCAGGTCCGGACCCTCGAGGAACGAGGCGTTCGCTGTACGGTCGTCGAAGTCCCTCGGCCCGAGGGCGGTCGGGGTCCGGAGTCGTTCGCGCGTTTCTACCGGGAAGTGCTTCGCGAGGCCGTTCTCGGCGACTACGACCTCGTTCACGCCAACTACGGGCTGGTCGGTCCGATCGCGCTCGCCCAGCCCGTTCGCCCCGTCGTCCTCTCGATCTGGGGCTCCGAGGTGATGGGCTATTCGAACCGGCTCGATCGGGTCACCCGGTTCGCCGCCCGCCACAGCGACGCGGTGATCGCGCCCTCGAAGGCGGTCTCCCGCGAGCTGGACGTCCCCCATGCGACGATCCCCTTCGGCATCGACACCGAACTGTTCCGGCCGATGGACCGCGAGCGGGCACGCGAGTATCTGGGGTGGGATCCCGACGAGCGGATCGTCCTGTTCCCGTACGACCCCGATCGTGCGGTGAAGAACTACCCTCTCGCGCGTCGCGTCGTCGAGGGGCTTTCGATGAACGCGGAGCTGCGAACGGTCTCGGGACTCGACTACGAGGAGATGCCGTACGTGATGAACGCGAGCGACGCGCTGCTCGTGACCTCCGAGCGCGAGAGCGGCCCGATGGTCGCCAAGGAGGCCGTCTCGTGCGGTTTACCAGTCGTTTCGACCGACGTCGGGTTCGTCAGCGACGTCCTCTCGGGCGTTTCGAACTGTTTCACGGGCCGATCGGAGAGGTCTCTCATCGATTCCCTCGAATACGTGCTTGAGAGCGGCCAGAGAGCCGAACCAAGCGATGCAACCGGTGGCTTAGGGCTGGATGAAATGGCGGACGATATCCTTACCCTCTACACAACCACCCTCAGGTTCTGA
- a CDS encoding Gfo/Idh/MocA family oxidoreductase, whose protein sequence is MSERPPVRVGVIGVGSMGQNHVRVFRELPETELVGIYDADREQAASVADAFGVDVLDLDDLLDAVDAVSIAVPTQYHYDTARECIDAGVGVLIEKPIVEDLDNGRQLIEFADQRDVTLQVGHIERFNPAVMTLMELLDDLDIIAIEAKRLGPPLDREIADTAVMDLMIHDIDIMLSIFGEEAEDVHAAGTRGSDYATATIQTPSGRIGQLTASRVTQQKVRELTITAEKCRVIVDYIDQSIEITRQSLPEYAKQDGFRYRHENIVEQVLVERREPLKNELSAFAEAVRTGSEPVVTGEDGLRALSLAREIDALAGRERSAPTDAV, encoded by the coding sequence ATGTCTGAACGGCCACCCGTCCGTGTGGGCGTCATCGGCGTCGGCAGCATGGGCCAGAACCACGTCCGCGTCTTCCGGGAGCTGCCCGAAACGGAGCTCGTCGGGATCTACGACGCGGACCGGGAGCAGGCCGCGTCGGTCGCGGACGCCTTCGGCGTCGACGTCCTCGATCTCGACGACCTGCTGGACGCGGTCGACGCGGTCTCGATCGCGGTCCCGACCCAGTATCACTACGATACCGCCCGGGAGTGTATCGACGCTGGCGTCGGTGTCCTGATCGAAAAGCCGATCGTCGAGGACCTGGACAACGGCCGGCAGCTGATCGAGTTCGCGGACCAGCGCGACGTCACCCTCCAGGTCGGCCACATCGAGCGGTTCAACCCGGCCGTAATGACGCTGATGGAGCTGCTCGACGACCTCGACATCATCGCGATCGAGGCCAAACGCCTCGGACCACCGCTCGACCGGGAGATCGCCGACACGGCAGTGATGGACCTGATGATCCACGACATCGACATCATGCTCTCGATATTCGGCGAGGAGGCCGAGGACGTCCATGCCGCGGGCACGCGGGGATCGGACTACGCGACGGCGACGATCCAGACCCCCTCGGGACGGATCGGCCAGCTCACCGCGAGCCGCGTCACCCAGCAGAAGGTCCGCGAGCTGACCATCACCGCCGAGAAGTGTCGCGTCATCGTTGACTACATCGACCAGTCGATCGAGATAACCCGCCAGTCGCTGCCGGAGTACGCCAAACAGGACGGCTTCCGGTACCGCCACGAGAACATCGTCGAACAGGTGCTCGTCGAGCGCCGCGAGCCCCTGAAGAACGAGCTCTCGGCGTTCGCCGAGGCGGTCAGAACGGGCTCGGAGCCGGTCGTTACCGGCGAGGACGGGCTCCGCGCGCTCTCGCTGGCCCGCGAGATCGACGCGCTCGCGGGACGCGAGCGGAGCGCGCCGACCGACGCCGTCTGA
- a CDS encoding DUF1616 domain-containing protein: MRAHQWMGDLLLTILFSALAAVGILIVDVTIAPVRVALALPLVVLLPGYAFVSALFPDPPTEDGAGFGTLERIALSVALSLAIVPSIAYVANFSPYGVTLLPIAVATVAWTVLFSLIGLLRRARRPPEDRYGVGGRAVGTVAGLFTVHQRRRGETPAPFEPENQRHVLLNVFLVFSLLALVAGGAYMAFAAPSLPAEEPHTELYLLSENEEGELTTTDLPTDLSGGETAPITVGIENHEGETQSYTAVVYQQEVVLSDDGQDVEGVESETELDRFETTVEDGETEQIGYDIGPTTDNDVYVWVLLYEGDAPDDPSPEDADQTTRLAFTD; the protein is encoded by the coding sequence ATGAGAGCCCACCAGTGGATGGGAGACCTCCTGCTAACCATCCTCTTCAGTGCCCTCGCCGCGGTCGGGATCCTGATAGTCGACGTGACTATCGCCCCGGTCCGCGTCGCGCTCGCCCTCCCGCTCGTGGTGTTGCTACCCGGATACGCGTTCGTGAGCGCCCTCTTCCCGGACCCACCCACCGAGGACGGGGCCGGCTTCGGGACGCTCGAGCGGATCGCCCTGTCCGTCGCGCTGAGCCTCGCGATCGTTCCCTCGATCGCGTACGTCGCGAACTTCTCGCCGTACGGCGTCACCCTGCTGCCGATCGCCGTCGCCACCGTGGCATGGACGGTCCTGTTCTCCCTGATCGGGCTGCTGCGGCGTGCCAGGCGGCCCCCCGAGGATCGCTATGGGGTTGGGGGACGCGCCGTCGGCACCGTAGCGGGTCTGTTCACGGTCCACCAACGGCGCCGTGGCGAGACGCCCGCCCCGTTCGAGCCGGAGAACCAGCGACACGTCCTGTTGAACGTCTTCCTCGTCTTCAGCCTCCTGGCGCTGGTGGCCGGCGGGGCGTACATGGCCTTCGCGGCCCCGTCGTTGCCCGCCGAGGAACCCCACACCGAGCTCTACCTGCTCTCGGAGAACGAGGAGGGCGAGCTGACCACGACGGACCTGCCGACCGACCTTTCGGGCGGCGAAACTGCGCCGATCACCGTCGGGATCGAGAACCACGAGGGTGAGACACAGAGCTACACCGCGGTCGTCTACCAGCAGGAAGTCGTGCTGAGCGACGACGGTCAGGACGTCGAAGGCGTCGAAAGCGAGACGGAGCTCGATCGGTTCGAGACGACAGTCGAGGACGGTGAGACCGAGCAGATCGGCTATGACATCGGCCCGACGACCGACAACGACGTCTACGTCTGGGTCCTGCTCTACGAGGGTGACGCGCCAGACGACCCGTCACCCGAGGACGCCGATCAGACCACGCGGCTCGCCTTCACCGACTGA
- a CDS encoding nucleotide sugar dehydrogenase: MSDSTSQGAPALYGSDVSTDEQRDALTGGEVPIAVYGLGKMGLPLASVYADVTGNVTGVDVDPAVVESISAGENHIVGEPGLSDLVEEVVDRGALSATTEGSTAAADARVHVVIVPTLVDEDSKPDLSVVESVMADVAAGLSAGDQVILESTVPPRTCRDVVAPTLAAESGLDREEFGVAFCPERTSSGRALEDIRGAYPKIVGGIDDESTRVAELLYGEISSNEIVPVADATTAEAVKVFEGVYRDVNIALANELTKHAEELEISVLEAIEAANTQPFCDLHIPGAGVGGHCIPYYPHFLIQMFNADSRLMELSREINDTMPTYTAELALSGLAKHGKESAGSDVLVLGLTYRAGVDELRATPAMGVIERLAGAGADVTAVDPITDTTEPFEDAGANVVSLDDVREGSYDAVVLVTAQEAFEDLEIPALAADDPLVVVDGRQALTELQNEHGIYYRGIGINA, translated from the coding sequence ATGAGTGATAGCACATCACAGGGCGCTCCGGCGCTCTACGGCTCGGACGTATCGACCGACGAACAACGGGACGCGCTGACCGGCGGCGAGGTCCCGATCGCGGTCTACGGCCTCGGCAAGATGGGACTGCCGCTGGCCTCGGTCTACGCCGACGTGACGGGCAACGTCACCGGCGTCGACGTCGACCCCGCGGTCGTCGAGTCGATCTCGGCCGGCGAGAACCACATCGTCGGCGAGCCCGGGCTCTCCGACCTCGTCGAGGAGGTCGTCGACCGGGGCGCGCTCTCGGCGACGACCGAAGGCTCCACGGCCGCCGCCGACGCCCGGGTCCACGTCGTGATCGTCCCGACGCTGGTCGACGAGGACAGCAAACCGGACCTCTCGGTGGTCGAATCGGTGATGGCGGACGTCGCCGCGGGGCTTTCGGCGGGCGATCAGGTGATCCTCGAATCGACCGTCCCGCCGCGGACCTGCCGCGACGTCGTCGCGCCGACCCTCGCCGCAGAAAGCGGGCTCGATCGTGAGGAGTTCGGCGTCGCGTTCTGTCCCGAACGGACTTCGAGCGGGCGCGCGCTCGAGGACATCCGTGGCGCCTACCCGAAGATCGTCGGCGGGATCGACGACGAGAGCACCCGAGTCGCGGAGCTGCTCTACGGAGAGATCAGCTCGAACGAGATCGTTCCCGTCGCCGACGCCACGACGGCGGAGGCGGTCAAGGTGTTCGAGGGGGTCTATCGCGACGTCAACATCGCGCTCGCCAACGAGCTCACGAAACACGCAGAAGAGCTCGAGATCAGCGTGCTCGAGGCGATCGAGGCGGCCAACACCCAACCGTTCTGTGACCTCCACATCCCGGGCGCGGGCGTCGGAGGCCACTGCATCCCCTACTACCCGCACTTCCTGATCCAGATGTTCAACGCGGACTCGCGGCTGATGGAGCTCTCCCGGGAGATCAACGACACGATGCCGACCTACACCGCGGAGCTCGCCCTCTCGGGGCTGGCGAAACACGGAAAGGAGTCGGCGGGAAGCGACGTGCTCGTGCTCGGGTTGACCTACCGCGCGGGCGTCGACGAGCTGCGCGCGACGCCGGCAATGGGCGTGATCGAGCGCCTCGCGGGTGCGGGCGCGGACGTCACGGCGGTCGACCCGATCACGGACACGACGGAACCGTTCGAGGACGCCGGCGCGAACGTCGTCTCGCTCGACGACGTACGCGAAGGGAGCTACGACGCGGTCGTACTGGTGACCGCACAGGAGGCGTTCGAGGACCTCGAGATACCTGCCCTGGCGGCCGACGACCCGTTGGTGGTCGTCGACGGCCGGCAGGCCCTGACGGAGCTACAGAATGAACACGGAATCTACTACAGAGGGATCGGTATCAATGCCTGA
- a CDS encoding acyltransferase codes for MTEPRRELGEDCVIDDPDSVGYLHDESADPAVIGDRARIRKGTIVYADVEIGDDFTTGHNALVREDTTIGDSVIVGTDTVIDGTTEIGSHVSLQTGVYVPTDTTIGSNVFVGPRAVMTNDHYPVRQDEPLEGPTIEDGVSVGANATILPGVRVGAGSFVAAGATVTEDVPPHTLALGTPARHRDLPDSLTGENLLNE; via the coding sequence ATGACCGAGCCGCGCCGAGAACTCGGCGAGGACTGTGTCATCGACGATCCCGACTCGGTCGGCTACCTCCACGACGAGTCGGCCGACCCCGCAGTGATCGGCGATCGAGCCCGCATCCGCAAGGGAACGATCGTCTACGCGGACGTCGAGATCGGCGACGACTTCACGACGGGCCACAACGCCCTCGTGCGCGAGGACACGACGATCGGCGACAGCGTGATCGTCGGCACGGACACCGTGATCGACGGGACCACCGAGATCGGCTCGCACGTCAGTCTCCAGACGGGCGTCTACGTTCCGACGGACACGACGATCGGCTCGAACGTCTTCGTCGGTCCGCGGGCGGTGATGACGAACGATCACTACCCCGTTCGCCAGGACGAACCGCTCGAAGGGCCGACCATCGAGGACGGCGTCTCCGTCGGCGCGAACGCGACAATCCTCCCCGGCGTGCGCGTCGGTGCGGGCTCGTTCGTCGCCGCCGGCGCGACCGTCACCGAGGACGTACCCCCACACACCCTCGCGCTCGGCACGCCGGCGCGACACCGCGACCTTCCCGATTCGTTGACGGGGGAGAACCTACTCAATGAGTGA
- a CDS encoding DegT/DnrJ/EryC1/StrS family aminotransferase has product MIPIANPDIGAGEQEAVEEVLESGYIASGDVVSEFESEFADFCGADRGVATANGTAALHAACEALDVRGKAVITTPFSFVATANSIRLAGGEPVFADVDPETYNLDPDAVETVLREREDVAAVMPVHLYGLPADMERFVELSEEYDVALIEDAAQAHGATVGDRPVGSIGDVACFSFYPTKNMTTGEGGMVTTNDPEIEAGVRQYINHGRDGSAQYAHPEIGHNLRLTNIAAALGRVQLDRLPAFTEARRENARRLTEGLADADVETPTVPDDRTHVYHQYTIRSDDREALKDGLEEQGVGSKVYYPTCLHELEAYEGYSAEVPHAKRATEEVLSLPVHPNLSSDDVDRIVEAVTNQGVKHV; this is encoded by the coding sequence ATGATCCCCATCGCGAACCCCGACATCGGCGCGGGGGAGCAGGAAGCCGTCGAGGAGGTCCTCGAATCGGGTTATATCGCCAGCGGCGACGTCGTCTCCGAGTTCGAATCCGAGTTCGCCGACTTCTGTGGCGCCGATCGCGGCGTCGCGACCGCGAACGGGACCGCCGCCCTCCATGCGGCCTGCGAGGCCCTCGACGTCAGGGGGAAGGCGGTGATCACCACTCCCTTCTCGTTCGTCGCGACCGCGAACTCGATCCGGCTGGCCGGCGGCGAGCCGGTGTTCGCCGACGTCGACCCCGAAACGTACAACCTCGACCCCGATGCCGTCGAGACCGTCCTCCGCGAGCGCGAGGACGTCGCGGCTGTCATGCCGGTCCACCTCTACGGGCTGCCCGCGGACATGGAGCGGTTCGTCGAGCTCTCGGAGGAGTACGACGTCGCGCTTATCGAGGACGCCGCACAGGCCCACGGCGCGACAGTCGGCGACCGGCCCGTGGGTTCGATCGGCGATGTCGCCTGCTTCTCGTTCTACCCGACGAAGAACATGACGACCGGCGAGGGGGGGATGGTGACGACGAACGACCCCGAGATCGAGGCGGGGGTCCGACAGTACATCAACCACGGCCGCGACGGGAGTGCCCAGTACGCCCACCCGGAGATCGGGCACAACCTGCGGCTGACGAACATCGCCGCGGCGCTCGGGCGCGTTCAGCTCGATCGCCTCCCCGCGTTCACTGAGGCCCGCCGGGAGAACGCCCGCCGCCTGACCGAGGGGCTGGCCGACGCGGACGTCGAGACGCCGACGGTCCCCGACGACCGCACCCACGTCTACCACCAGTACACGATCCGAAGCGACGACCGCGAGGCCCTCAAGGACGGTCTCGAGGAGCAGGGCGTCGGCAGCAAGGTCTACTACCCGACCTGTCTCCACGAGCTCGAGGCCTACGAGGGCTACAGTGCGGAGGTCCCCCACGCGAAACGCGCGACCGAGGAGGTGCTCTCGCTGCCGGTCCATCCGAACCTCTCGTCGGACGATGTCGATCGGATCGTTGAAGCGGTCACGAACCAAGGGGTGAAACATGTCTGA